Sequence from the Rutidosis leptorrhynchoides isolate AG116_Rl617_1_P2 chromosome 3, CSIRO_AGI_Rlap_v1, whole genome shotgun sequence genome:
agttcagaaaagcaaccatttttgaagaaaaacatgtgtgataaaacaaaaaggaaggaacgatgaggcgcgccatctatcattcgacgagctttgtaagtacaaactaggtattcttaatcacttttctacactaatcaccctcatgaatttataattagagtctgatttcatgcaaatgagggcattgcatgatctcaagtgtggggaagggttataaattctctcgggtttacacttggtttatttgccaaattttgtgaaaatttgaaaaattttcaactaaataaatttaaaatcatgtttatacatatttatgaacgatgaaaactaggtgttaataccgaaattatcgttacctagaaaaggacataaattgagaaacaacccaaaatgcttgaattcatttaaaatggaataaaggaaaataacaaggcaaagaaagaaactaagtgtggggagaatataccaagttattaaaaactatctatcatatgtttctgtaaagttattgcaggtgtttttgttttggactaaattaactgttttacccgatttactgtaatgaaagatggatctacacgatgaatcaattccatcattaaaaggaagtaaagtcttccgaaaaagacacgcgcttcttgatttaggtcatgaagttgtcgtccagaccagctgtaggttgacgaaaaatctagaaaagtcatcactaaaatcggctggaaatccacggacctcagcatcaaacagggtcgccaagtggtcagatttatcctaaccatgagaaggatgtatctcgtacaatgggggggcaccgtgcaaattagcttgataagactaatgaatcagatccccagaaaggataatctccttaaagattaaaaatcagcatttaagcctgatattcctcaatccttgagattgaccttaaagattgagaattcaaactcatagaattcaatgatatctaaactcgagcttgaacgagaaaatattttgatcaaaattataaaccgatttgttttctgaaaaacccattttcaatgcgttcattaccattgaacgtaaaatcctaggaattcacctggaattcattaggtcacctgaaccaaatcgggtgtcaaccgtaagaacggtggttgcatagcatggtcgaagacaggaccttgtgccagaccgaaaaattataggataatctttactattactcctacaaaggatagtactagcatccgacacgtttatagaccataatcatctgcatgtcacaagacattgccttaacagtttcttgttcatcgctttcctttacaaccggacggtagtttatcgaaaggtaatatacgggacaagtaaactggacgtgttgctttcctaatacaaggttagcaagtgggtaacacaaaatcacaagtgttgagctaaaattttcaaatctgaaacccacaaaatccacaaaaatattttgcaacaccggtgaagggttattccggaaaacttgtctaggataaaatctagcttgaattttcaaaagatcaaatgttttcataaagatccaatttccttaaggatctacatttttataagttatgtgggactgtaaaccgcctttcaaatgtgcactttgctttggaaaccgaaagtaaatcggctatttgattgccagtgtcgttgacctaaacccgaggcaactataaaagacacacccacctttaaccacatcgttactatcattgtttataccgctctatcaaaatcactgatgtataaagtgtgaagaataaagaagtgatttgtattatcctatttcaagactgtattgcttgaggacaagcaacgctcaagtgtggggatattgataaggttaaaaaggaacatatatttcatagcattatcccccaagaaagacaagattttagttgtaattgttccatattcaagtaatattcgtttatatttaataagtgcgaagacaaaaggcgtaaacgaagatttgaagacaaaaaggtccaaaatgctcaaatgtacaagattcaatcaaaaaggttcaaaatatttatgaaggacgtctaaaaatgacaagagtacaagttgcggaacgcaaagtacacgatataaaataatacgcgaagacgtccgaaaatccggaaccgggacccgagccaagaagaaacgcccgacgcaacggaccaaaaatatctagtctactatgcacaagaataaaatataatatataaataattatattaattatttatatatttatatttattttatattatgtcggcaaagctatgtgacaaacgtatgtgagctgtccagcatagccatgcgactcgcatggatttatgcctatttcccatgcgagtcgcatgaggatcagattcagctcaggttctataaaaggccagttttctactcgtttttaccagaccacacacacaaataataataataatactccataagataataaatatatatatatatatatatatatatatatatatatatatatatatatatatatatatatatatatatatatagtatagattagtgttatattagattagttcgggttatgtaaaggttattttacgggtttttgaagtcgaaattctgtccgtgtaacactacgcgataaatactcaatgtaagttatgttctcctttttaaattaatgtctcgtaactaagttattattatgcttatttgagccgaagtaatcatgatgttgggctaattactaaaattgggtaattggactttgtaccataattggggtttggacaaaagaacgacacttgtggaaattagactatgagctattaatggactttatatttgtttaactaaatgatagtttgttaatgttaatataaagatttacaattgggcgtccctataaattaccatatacactcgatcggacacgatggacggggtatttatatgtacgaataatcgttcatttaaccggacacgggaatggattaatagccactagaataattaaaacaggggtgaaattatgtacaaaggacacttggtataattgataacaaaatattaaaaccttgggttacactcagtcgacatcctggtgtaattattaaacaaagtattaaaatcttgttacagtttaaatccccaattagttggaatatttaacttcgggtataaggataatttgacgagggcactcgcattttatatttatgaccgatggactgttatggacaaaaaccagacggacatattaaataatccaggacaaaggacaattaacccatgggcataaaactaaaatcaacacgtcaaccatcatggttacggaagtttaaataagcataatatattttatttcattttttctcgtacttttatttattgtcatttcaattattgttatttattttatattgttatttaaatatcgtcatttactatacgcttcgcttaaaatataaatcgacaaaccggtcattaaacggtaaaacccccacttttatatattattatatatatatttatatatttttgtacaaatataattatataaaaataagtgtttcataagcccgtctccctgtggaacgaaccgaacttactaaaaactatactactccgcgactaggtacactgcctattgtgttgtagcaaggttttggtatatccattttgtaaatatttaattaaaacttgttaaattttgtagcattccgtattaaaaatatagtatatttcgtaaccccacgctacgacatcaaaaaCGCTCCCAACTTTTAGTTATGTATGATGTAGTCGTTATGGGACATTTTCTTTAATATTAGGTGTCAGTATGGGTTAATGCTTTTAGAAGGAATTGTATGTTTTGTATGGTGTGTgtttgtcatgaaaatattttgttaaaaaaaaaaaaaaaaaaaaaaaattaggggcTTTTcaagttggtatccgagcggtggTTTAAGAGACTTGGGTAATCCACTataggattatctaggcttaaaccttaTGCGTGGCATGATTAGTGTAAACTTTAAACGAGACTTAAGTGTCAAAGTGAAAGCTAAAATCATTTTCTTTTATTTGTTGCATGTTATATGTTATATTACAAGATGTTTGTTATTATATGGCATTAAGGTGTGAATTGCTTTGTACTTGAATATATTTGGTGTTGTCGAACTGGACATATGAActtggtataatataatgatgtatggccaacgtgattataataTAGTGAGACATATGGAAGGTCTGGGGTCACCAAGTATAGGATGGAACAAGTGTAGTTCGCTCTTAATGACTAGGAGGAATATCTATAATTGTTAAATTAGTTTATAGTTATCTGATAAGGAAAATTTTGCAGTAAAGGAGTATACGACGTATAAAAGAAGAGGCCAAATGGCGGAAAAAGAGCCAATGAGAGAGTCTCTCGAACTTTCTCCACATTCTCATGAAACTGTTAACGAGGATCGTGGGGAACTTGATGCGGGCAGGATTCGGAATCAAATCAATATACCCCTACTCTTATGTCAAAAATGGACAGGTTGATCGATGCTAAGTTGGATGCATTTGTTACTCGATATCCTGTTTTGAATGCTCCAACGGGGGGATCTGAATTGCAATTAGCTGGGATTGCTATTGAGAAGGAGAAAGAACGATTTGATTTTAAAAACTTCTCAAATTGCAAACCACCTGAATTTCACGGGGAAATGAATCCACTCACTAATATGAGGTGGATTGATGAAATTGAAGAGACGTTCATGATATGTGAATGTcctgaaagattgaaagtaatatTTGCGGCCCATCAAAT
This genomic interval carries:
- the LOC139900954 gene encoding uncharacterized protein produces the protein MSKMDRLIDAKLDAFVTRYPVLNAPTGGSELQLAGIAIEKEKERFDFKNFSNCKPPEFHGEMNPLTNMRWIDEIEETFMICECPERLKVIFAAHQMKGRAHEWGDVQVKAHGFEVASKFSWKTFREMFTEKFAPIAEIDKLRIEFLALQQGPRSIAEFTGS